In Arthrobacter sp. StoSoilB5, one genomic interval encodes:
- a CDS encoding LysR substrate-binding domain-containing protein encodes MFEPVQLRSFLAVAETLSFTKAAERLGLAQPTVSQHVRKLEAAAKRVLVARDTREVRLTDNGDAMAGFARSILAAHDSAARYFSGSAMRGRLRFGTADDLAITGLPRILREFRQLYPQINLELTVSQSDQLYKRLNAGQLDLVFVKWVAGAKEGTVVRHDNFAWVGVEQTVLEPGAPVPLIAYPAPSLSRKLAIDALEAAGRTWRITCSTKQISGVLAAVRAGIGVAVMPASLVPEDLKVITQRFDLPPVGDVDFTLIRNPLANAEVIDALTQAIMGRALSKSN; translated from the coding sequence GTGTTTGAACCTGTCCAGCTCCGCTCCTTCCTTGCTGTCGCTGAAACCCTGAGTTTCACCAAGGCGGCCGAGCGATTGGGACTCGCACAGCCAACCGTGAGCCAGCACGTCCGCAAGCTCGAAGCCGCAGCCAAGCGCGTCCTCGTTGCCCGCGACACCCGGGAAGTCCGGCTGACGGACAATGGTGATGCCATGGCCGGGTTTGCCCGCAGCATCCTTGCAGCCCACGACTCCGCTGCACGCTACTTTTCCGGTTCGGCGATGCGCGGCCGCCTCCGATTTGGCACGGCGGACGACCTCGCCATCACAGGCCTGCCGCGGATCCTGCGCGAGTTCCGGCAGCTGTATCCACAGATCAACCTGGAACTGACCGTCAGCCAAAGTGACCAGCTCTACAAGCGCCTCAACGCCGGGCAACTGGATCTGGTGTTCGTCAAGTGGGTGGCTGGCGCCAAGGAAGGCACTGTGGTCCGGCATGACAACTTCGCATGGGTCGGCGTTGAGCAAACCGTCCTGGAACCGGGCGCACCTGTGCCGCTGATTGCATACCCCGCCCCCAGCCTGAGCCGAAAGTTGGCCATCGACGCCCTGGAAGCCGCCGGCCGCACATGGCGCATCACGTGCAGCACCAAGCAGATCAGCGGCGTCCTGGCCGCCGTCCGCGCAGGTATCGGAGTGGCGGTGATGCCGGCGTCGCTTGTACCAGAAGACCTGAAGGTAATCACCCAGCGTTTCGACCTCCCGCCCGTGGGAGACGTCGACTTCACCTTGATCCGGAACCCGCTGGCCAACGCCGAGGTCATCGACGCCCTGACGCAGGCAATCATGGGCAGGGCGCTGAGCAAATCGAACTAG
- a CDS encoding PDDEXK nuclease domain-containing protein: protein MTTFAGAWQDGPIAQQAVAQLPWGHVTVLLDKVGAQEKRTSYAAAAVQYGWSRNVLLNMIMNRTLERTGAAPSNFAQQLVAQDSELTQQIAKDPYNFEFLGLSGEVAERELELALTSRITETLRELGPGFAFVGRQVHFDVDGDDYYVDMLFFHMDQNRYVVIELKTGKFQPEFAGKLNFYVALVDDMLRREHHNETIGILICGTKNDRSVRYSLGRSTSPMAVAAYTYDKLPADEKVALPNEGHVVAALEWAEPGADPED, encoded by the coding sequence ATGACCACGTTCGCCGGAGCCTGGCAGGACGGTCCAATTGCGCAACAAGCTGTTGCGCAATTGCCGTGGGGCCACGTTACTGTCCTTCTGGACAAGGTGGGCGCACAGGAAAAACGTACTTCGTACGCAGCGGCAGCCGTCCAATACGGGTGGTCCAGGAATGTCCTGCTGAACATGATCATGAACCGAACTCTTGAAAGGACCGGCGCAGCTCCGTCCAACTTTGCGCAACAGCTTGTTGCGCAGGACTCCGAGCTTACCCAACAAATCGCGAAGGACCCCTACAACTTCGAGTTCCTGGGCTTGTCCGGGGAAGTCGCTGAACGCGAACTGGAACTGGCTTTAACCAGTCGGATCACCGAAACCCTGCGCGAACTGGGACCAGGCTTCGCTTTCGTCGGGCGGCAAGTCCACTTCGACGTCGACGGCGACGATTACTACGTCGACATGCTGTTCTTCCATATGGACCAGAACAGATACGTGGTCATCGAACTCAAGACAGGAAAGTTTCAGCCGGAGTTCGCCGGCAAACTAAACTTCTACGTCGCCCTCGTCGATGACATGCTCCGCCGCGAGCACCACAACGAAACCATCGGCATCCTCATTTGCGGCACCAAGAATGACCGCAGCGTCCGATACAGTCTCGGGCGCTCTACCTCGCCGATGGCCGTCGCGGCCTACACCTACGACAAACTCCCGGCAGACGAGAAGGTAGCACTGCCCAATGAGGGTCATGTTGTCGCCGCGTTGGAATGGGCTGAACCTGGGGCGGACCCAGAAGACTGA